GTGCCTTACGCCGCCGGAGGCAGTCGGCGGTCGATTCCCTGTTCCAGGTGCCCCCTTCAACTCGCCGAGGCGCCCGGCGGAGGAACTCCGAATTCCCTTCGGCGCCCTGTTTGTGGTGGAGTTCCCGGACCGCGCGGTAGTGCCGCATCGACTCGAGGCACACCGCGCTCGCCCCGACCCCATTGACGCCGGCGTTCACGTGCGCCAGCGAGCCGGCGGGCGGGTGCTGCGACGGATGGCGTCCGGTGAGTACCCAGTGTCCGCGGCCATCCGGTGATGCCGCGGGCCGGCCGACCGGGGCGCCCGCCGAAGGCGCGGGTGGCGGTCCCGTGCGTCATAGGACACCACCTATTTCTCTTTCGGCATCAGGTTCATTGCCGCAAGGCTCATCGTCCGCACACCGGTGCGGATGCTCGGTTCGGGCACGGGGGCGTAAGCGTCCGTGTGCATCCCCGGGAGGATCGGTGCGCCCGGCTTCTGAGCGGCGTCGAACTTTTCCTTGGAGATTGTGCCGAGGAAGTACATGAAGATTGGCGTTTTGCCGTCCGCGAAGCGCCCGAAGTCTTCCGCACCCATCACCGGCTTGCGGTTCCCGCGCACGTTCTCGGCCCCCAGGATTTCGCGGAACACGGCGCCGCACTTCTGCGCCAAGGGCACGTCGTTGTAAGTCGCGGGGGTGAACTCATCCAAACTCACTTTTACTTCCGGCGGCGGGGCGTTCGCGCCGACGGCTGCGGCCTTCGCGATGCGGTCGATCGCCTTTAGCACGCGGTCGCGTGTCGCGTTGGTTGTGGTTCGCACCGTGAGTTGGAGCTTCACTTCGTTCGGAATGATGTTGTGCTTCGTGCCGCCGTGGATCGACCCGACCGTGACCACCACCGGGTCGAGCGGGTCCGTTTCGCGGCTCACGATCGTTTGTAGGTCGAGGATGATTCGCGCCGAAAGGACGATCGGATCAATTGTTACGTGCGGGGCCGCGCCGTGACCGCCTTTTCCCTTCACCAGAATGTCCACGGTGTCGGAGTTGGCCAGCGCGAGCCCTTCGCTGAAGCCGAGCGAGCCGGCCGCGTGCAGCGGGTCAGAGTGTAACGCGAGCGCGTAATCGGGCTTCGGGAACTTGGCGTAAAGCCCCGCGTCGAGCATTTGCTTCGCCCCCGCAACGATTTCTTCGGCGGGTTGGGCGACGAACACCACCGTGCCGCTCCAGCGGTCCTTCATGGACGCGAGCACGCGCGCCGTGCCCGTCCAGCTCGCCATGTGGATGTCGTGACCGCACGCGTGCATCACACCGACTTCGACCCCGTCGCGGTTCTTCGTCTTCACCTTGCTCGCGTAGCTCAAGCCGGTTTGCTCCACGATCGGCAAGCCGTCCATATCGGTGCGGATCAGTACGACTGGGCCGGGGCCGTTCTTCAGCACCGCGACCACGCCGTTCCCGCCGAACTTCTCCGTGACCTCGTAACCCGCTTTCTTCATTTCCTCGGCTAACCGCTTGGAGGTATTTACTTCCATCAGCGACAGTTCCGGGTGCGCGTGGATGTGCTGGTAGAGTGCGACCAAATCCTTGATCTCGCCGTCGAGCTTTTTGTCCACTTCCGCGAGTCGGTCTTTGACCCACTCGGAGGGCGGATTGGGCTGTGCTTTCGCGTCCGGTTGTGCGGGTTTATCGGCGACCGCCGGGTGCAGCCCCGCACCGGAAATAGCGAGGGTGACGGTTAGAACTGCGAGTGCGGAAAGTCGGCGGGTCTGCATGATCGGACCTTTCGCGATGAGAGCGTAATTGTGTGTAGCAAGTGCGCAAAAGGAGAGGATTCGGGCGTCAGAAGTCACTTGGCGGACGTACACTAAAGTAGGCACCTTCGTACCGATTTACCCACCACAGGAGCAACACCTATGTCTGCCAAGACATTGACGGTACAGCAGCGGAAGTCCATTTTCCACGCGCTGGTTGAAGTGCAAGATACGCGGACCGTGACGATCGCGGACTCCAAGAAGGAGATCGCGTCGCGGTATCATATCACGAAAGAACAAGTGGAACTAATTGAGCGGGAAGGACTTGCGAAAGATTGGCCGCCGCTGGCGTGATCGAGTGTGTGGGTCCGAGGTTCACGCGGACCCAGCCGTGAGAGAGCGAAAGGCAGATCACGTCCCGAAGCGGTGCGGGAACATGTGGATTTCCGCACCGAACACCAGCGACATATTGATGGGCGTGAGAATTTCGTTCGGCGATCCCTGACACTGGATCGCGCCGCTGCGGAGACACAGGACTTCGTGGGCGTAAGTCTGCACCATGTTCAAATCGTGCGACACGAGTAGAACCGTTACCCCCATTTCGCGATTGATGGTCGCGATCAGCTCGTAAAACTTCTTTTGATCTTTGAAATCGATCCCGGCCGCGGGTTCATCGAGTAACAGCAGTTCCGGCTGTGGTTCGAGCGCCAGTGCGAGTAAGACACGCTGTAACTGGCCGCCCGATAACCCTTCGACGGGCACATCCAAGCAATTCGCCACCTCGACGCGCTCCAACATTTCCCGGCTCTTGGCCGCGACCTTTTTGGAAATGCCGAAGAAGAGTGGGCGTCGGGAGAGCGTGAGCGCAAGGAAATCGCTCACCGTCAGCGGTAAGCGGGCGTCGAGCGTGAGGCGCTGGGGAACGTACCCGATCGCCTCCGGGTACGGTTGCGAGTGGTCGTGCCCGCAGTGGAACTTGATCGTCCCCTTGTGCGGGTACTCGTTGACCAGCGCGCGGAGCAGGGTGGTCTTCCCGGACCCGTTCAGGCCGATCAGCGCGGTAATGGACCCGCGCGCGATGTTGGCCGTCACGCCGCGCAAGATCGGTTTGCCGCCCAATTCCACGCGCAAATCGCTGAGAGACACGAGGGGTCGCGCGACAACTGGAAGAGCCAGGCTCATTTCAACTTCTCGGCGAGTTTGTCGATGTTCTCCCGCATCTTCTTCTCGTACCAGTCCGCGGTCAGGTCTTCGGGCCGCACCGTTTCGAGGGGGTCGAACTCAACGAGTTCGGGGTCTTTCACGCCCTTCGCGACGAGTTCCTTGCGCAGCGCTTCGCCGGAGGTGCTCGTGGAGTATTGGGGTTCGGTCGCGATCACGCGAACCGGGGCGTCCTTGTTGGTGCAGATCTTGATGAGTTCCTTCATCTCCTTTGCGTCCGGCTCTTGACCGGGGTTCTTCGTCAGCACGCCCTTCACTTTGACCTTGTACGTCTTCTCGAAGTACGCGAGCGAGTCGTGGAAGGAGACGATCCTGCGGTCCTGCTTGTCCTTGAGCTTGTCCAACCCGTAGGTCTTGAGCGCGTTGAGTTTCGTGATGTAGGCCGCGGCGCGCGATTCGTAGCCCGCAGCGTGGGCCGGGTCCGCGGCCTTCAGTTCATCGCGAATGATGTTGACCAGCATCGCGGCGTGGTCGGGGCTGAGCCACACGTGCGGATCGATGCCGTGTTCGTGCTCGCCTTCGTGGTGCTCGTCGTGGGTGCAGCGGCCCTCGCAGAGACAGTCCTTATCGAGCTTTTCGCCGAGTTCGACGACCTTGAGTTTGCTGTTCCCGGAGCCGCCCTTCATCTTCTCGGCCTTTTTCTCGTCGAGGCCCAAACCGACGACGAAGAAGATGTCCGCTTTGCTGATGAGCTTCACATCCGCTTCGGTCGGGTCGAAGTCGTGTGGCCCCTTGGACGTCATCAGGTTCTTGACGACCGCGTCGTCGCCCGCGACGTTCACGGCGAAGCAGTATAGCGGCGCGAACGAGACGACAACTTTCGGTCCCGGGTGGTCGGGCCAGGTCGCGCTGTTCGGGTCCGTCGTGCCTTTGCAGCCGAAAATGAGCAGCGGAATCGCGGTGACGACCGCGCCCACGAACACCGCTTTGAGCCAGAGCTGTCCGCTGTTCATGAGTAGCACTCCCTCGGAGTGGGTAGGGATAACATCGTAATACCAAAGCCATTCTACCGCGGACCCGGTTTGAAGACAAGAGACTGTGACTGTGGAAACGCGCACCGCGCTCGTTCCGCGCGGTACCGTCCGGGTACGTGGGTTGTGCCGGTGTTATGGAGCGACTGCGCAGTGCGGGAGCCCCTGTGGAATTTTGGTTGAAGTGAGTGTTCCCGCCGCGCCGATGGACCGTATGTGCCATCGACCGCGCCGGGAGTGTCGCGTGACGCAAGAGCTCAATGTTCTCGCTCTGATCAAGGGCTCCGAGCGGTTCATCTTCGTCTACGACGACGACAGTAAGTCCGCGCTCATTGATGACATCCGCGACAAAGCGGCCGACCCCGCGGTGGCGCTGAACTGGTTCGACGCCTCCGTGCTGACGGAGCGCGTTCGCAACCCGGAAGCCCAACCGGACCCGGCCGACCTGCTCGGCGGGTGACGACCCCGGTGCGTTTCGTTGTTGGAGCACGGCGGCCCCGACCGGACAATCTCACCACGAGTCGCAACGGACCTTGCGGCGCGGGTGCTCGCCCGGACGGGACGCTCTCTTGACGCTCGAAGTCGGTCTCGCCGAGTTCCTCACGCACCTCGGTCTGGAAAAGAACGCTTCCGACAAGACGGTGAAGTCGTACCGTGAGGATCTCACGCAGGCGCTCGTCTTCGCACGCGACCACCTCAAGAAGACCCAAATCAACCCCGTCGACTGGACCACGCGACTGGTCCGGGCGTTCGTTTCGTGGCTGCACGAGCAGGGGTACGCGAAGAGCACCGTGGCCCGGCGCCTCGCGGCCGTGCGCTCGTTCGGCAAGTACCTGTGTCGTCAGGGTATTTTGGAATCGAACCCGGCCCAGGCCCTGCGCGGGCCCCGACAGGACAAGAAGCTCCCGCACTTCTTGACTCTTGCGGATGTTCAAAAGTTGTTGGTCGCGCCCGGGGACACCGATTGGGCCGGGCGGCGCGATCGTGCCATGTTGGAGACGCTCTACGCTTCGGGGATTCGCGTTTCCGAGCTGGTCGGGCTCGACCTTTTGAGCGTCGACCTGAACGATGGGATCATCACGGTTCGGGGCAAGGGTAAGAAAGAGCGGCTCGCCTTATTGGGGCCGGACGCGACGAAGGCGATTTCGCGGTGGCTCGAAGACCGCACGGCCCTGCTCAACCGAACCGGCAAAGACACACAAGCGGTGTTCCTGAACAACAAGGGCGGCCGGCTCACGACTCGCAGCGTCGGCCGGCTGCTCGAGAAACACTTGAAGACCGCGGGGCTCGACCCGCGGACCAGTCCGCACACGTTGAGACACAGCTTCGCGACGCACATGTTGGACGCCGGGGCCGACATTCGCGGGGTTCAAGAACTGCTCGGGCACAAGAGCCTGGCGACGACACAAGTTTACACACACGTTACTACGCAGCGACTCCAGAAGAGCTACCAGAAGGCCCACCCGCGGTCGTGAGGGCGGGGGCACCCTTCGGTTTCCGTTTAGCGCCGGTCCTTTTAACGATGCTGCGCCCGGGGTGAGGGGGCGCACCGGGGCAGTACCGAACTGGGTTCGGCGCTAAGTTGTTCGCGTTCGTGTCGATTGGCACCAGGGGTTTGCTTCATGAATAGTCCCGCTTCACGTCTGTGCGCCCTCTTTCCGCTCGTGACCGCCGCCGCGCTTTGGCACGCGCACCCCGCCGTCGCGCAGCCCGCGCGCCCGGCGGCTCCGGCCCAGGTCGCGTGGAGAACCGACTACAACACGGCCCGCAAGGAAGCGCAAGACAAGGGACTGCCGCTGCTCGTTGTCGTCGGTACCGAGGACTGCTTCTACTGCCGCAAACTCGAGGCCGGGCCGCTCAAAGACCCGGCGCTGACGCCGCTCCTCGCCTCGGGCTTCGTTCCGCTGAAGCTCGACGCACGGAACGCTCCCGAACTGGCGAAGGCACTGAAGGTGCAAATGTACCCCACGACCGTGCTCGCGGGGCCGGACGGGAAGATCCACGCCTTCATTGAGGGCTACATCGAGACCGAGCGCCTCGCCGAGCAGATGAAGCGCACCGTGACCGCGGTCACCACCACGGACTGGGCCGCGCGCGACTTCAACGAGGCGTCGAAGGCACTGGCCGTCAGCGACTACCCGCGTGCTGTTTCGCTCTTGAAGGGCATCTCGAAGGACGCCGGGGACAAGCCCGTCGGGGTGAAGGCGAAGCAAATTCTGGGCGACGTGGAGAAGGTCGCGGCCGGGAAACTGGCGCAAGCGAAGCAACTCGAACAGCGCGGCCAGACCCAGGACGCGATGGACGCGCTCGCGGACGCGGTTCGCACCTACGCCGGTACGCAAGCCGCTTCGGACGCGGCGGCGACCCTCGCGGGGCTCACCGATCGCCCGGAAGTGCTCCAACAGCGCCGGTTGCGGGTCGCGCGCGACATGCTCGCGGTGGCCCGCGACGACTTCCGCGCCGGGCGCCTGTACGACTGCATGCAGAAGTGCGAGCAGGTCGCGAGCGCTTACTCCGAACTGCCCGAAGCCAAGGACGCGACCGCGCTACTCACCGACATCCGGGGCAATCCGGAGCGGCTCGCGAAGGCGTGCGACCAGATGAACGACCGCACCGCCGCGATGTACCTGGCTCTGGCGGATTCGTGGTCGAAAAAGGGCCAGGATGTGGAAGCGGCGTCCTGTTTGAAGAAGGTGATGGCACTGTGCCCGAACACGCGGCACGCGGACCTCGCCCAATCCGAGCTAACGAGACTCCAGAGCAAGACGAACCCCGCGGTCCCGGCGGGACTGGTTCGGCCTTGATTCGTGGTTCGGTAGTTTTGTAGGGTGGGTCAAGGCTTTGCACAGGCCCACCACGTCGTGCGAAGACCATCCACGAATCACGGCGCTGGGGCCGTTCGCCGCCGAAGACGGGCTGGTGGGCCTGCGCAAAGCCTTGACCCACCCTACAAAAAAGACAGGGGCGGCACTGACAGGAATGTCAGTGCCGCCCCTGTGCCATCACCTCAACGGCTCGGCCGGAAGCACAATCGCGCTCGCCGCTATCAATCTCGCCCGCCGGACTTCGCGTTCTCGTCCAGCCGCTTCTTCTGCTCTTCCGTCTCGACGTACCGGAACTCTTTCTTCAGCAACTCGACCACCGACTGGTGCGACTTGCGGTAGGCCTCTTCCATGTAGTTACCCAGGACATCGCGGGCCGGGGCGCCGGGCGAGTACACGCTGCGCTTGAAGTCGTCGGCCGACTTCAGATCGCGCCGGATGAGCGTGGCAACGTAGTACGTGTCCTTCGGGCCGTCGGCGAACACGACCACCGTCTTGGCGGGCTTGTCGCGGTTGTCGATCAGGGCGTTCACCATCTCCATCGTGGGGTACGGGATGTTCGCCGACTCCGTGAGGGTGAACGGCTGAACGCGCCCCATCGGGTTGAAGCCCTGTTGGAACATCCGCTGGAGAACTTCGGGGCTGAGGCTGGCGATGTCGACCGGGGCGAGCGGGCACACGTCGTTGAGCGTGAACTTCTTCACCCGGCGGAACGCCTTCTCGTTGGAGAACGGGATCTCCTTCTGCAGCGCGAACACCTGTTCGTCCACGGTCTGCGAGACCAGCACCGCGTCGCTCTTGGAGCTGTTGCGGATCGCCTCGGCCATCGCGTTGGCGCGCTGGCTGGCCAGTTCGCGCGCCTTGAGCTGCTTCCACGCGGCCCGCACCGTGTCCCGCGCGGTAATCGCGTTGGTCTTCTTCGCCGGCACCTCTTCGGTCACCCAGTAGATGTAGTTCGGGCGACCCTCCTCGCGCGCTTGCGGGAGGTCTTCCGGGTACGAGTGCGCGACGTAGACGCCCGCCGTCGGGACGCGCCGCGGGCTCTGGCTGCTCCGGTCGACGGTCCAGAAGAAGCTGCGGCCGAACGGCACGTACTTGTTGCCGCCGTGGGCGCCGCGTGCGCCCATGAGCCCTTCCTTTTGGGCCTCCACGAGCGGGAACAGCCCGGGGTCTTCTTCCAGCGTCCACTCGTCGCGGGCCGCAGTGGAGGAGCCGAACTGAACACCCTGTTTCGTCAGCCCGCGGGCCTCGCGGAACTCCTTCACGTACTTCTCGATCGCGGCCTTGTCTTTCGGCTTGCCCTTGTCGGACAGCTTTTCCATTTCCTCAATGAACCGCGTCAGGTCGCCCTTCTCGGTCGACGAGGTCGGATCGATGAAATTGGTGCGGCTGCCGGTGAGGAGCGCCTTCGTCCGTTCTTTGATCGCGATCTTCATCAGTTCCGGGCGCATGGCTTGCACCGACAGCGGCTTCGGTGCGGCCAGTTCCGCGCTCGCGGCGGCGCCGATGCTGGTCTGGAGGAAGCCCGGGCCGGGGATCGCGCCGAACAGCGGGAGCCCGACCTTGATGCGGTCGCGGATCTCGTAGGCGATCGGCGCCCCCATCGCGATTGATGCGCCGACGGCCGGGTGACCGAACGGGGCCGACTGGCCCGCCATCCCACCGAGTAGTGCCGCGAGTGTGCCCGGGCGCACCGCGCTCGTCGGCATCAGGTCGCGGGTAAACAAGACGCCGCTGGCGTACTCGTTCCGGAGCTGGCGCTTGAAATCGGACTCGTACTGGCTGTACGCGGCGTCAACGGCCGGTTCCTTGAGCACCAGCGGCGCGGTCGCGGCCATCGCCCACCCGCCGCCGGCGCCCGGCAGCGGCACGGCCGTCATCCCGGACGCCTTCGCCAGCACCTCGCCGACCTTCAACTGTTCGGTCGCGAGCTTTTCGTAGTACGGCTCCGAGCCGGTGATCGCGAGCCAACTGATCGCGAGTTTGCGTGGCTCCTTGAAGCCGAACGACTCCCGGGCCGGGTTCGGTTCGCTGTCCTGGTAGTTCTTGTACAGTTCATTGAGTTCCGCGTCGGTCGGCTCGGCCTTCACTTTGTCGAGGAACGCTAGCGCGGGCACCGCGACCAGTTCGTAAGTCGCCGGGCTGCACTGCTGCCGGTAGTACTCGAACATTTCGTAGGGGGTGCTGAAGACCGGCGCGGCGATGGGTTGGAACTTCGCCTGCGGACCGAGCACGGCGACCTGGGCGGCACGCACCTTGAACTCGGTCACGAGCGCGTCCAGGCAGGCTTCCATGTTGAAGCCCTCCTGCTCGCGCAACCGCTTACTGACCTCGACATCGGAGCGCGGGGTCCAGAAATTA
The Gemmata palustris DNA segment above includes these coding regions:
- a CDS encoding thioredoxin family protein, whose translation is MNSPASRLCALFPLVTAAALWHAHPAVAQPARPAAPAQVAWRTDYNTARKEAQDKGLPLLVVVGTEDCFYCRKLEAGPLKDPALTPLLASGFVPLKLDARNAPELAKALKVQMYPTTVLAGPDGKIHAFIEGYIETERLAEQMKRTVTAVTTTDWAARDFNEASKALAVSDYPRAVSLLKGISKDAGDKPVGVKAKQILGDVEKVAAGKLAQAKQLEQRGQTQDAMDALADAVRTYAGTQAASDAAATLAGLTDRPEVLQQRRLRVARDMLAVARDDFRAGRLYDCMQKCEQVASAYSELPEAKDATALLTDIRGNPERLAKACDQMNDRTAAMYLALADSWSKKGQDVEAASCLKKVMALCPNTRHADLAQSELTRLQSKTNPAVPAGLVRP
- a CDS encoding metal ABC transporter ATP-binding protein, coding for MSLALPVVARPLVSLSDLRVELGGKPILRGVTANIARGSITALIGLNGSGKTTLLRALVNEYPHKGTIKFHCGHDHSQPYPEAIGYVPQRLTLDARLPLTVSDFLALTLSRRPLFFGISKKVAAKSREMLERVEVANCLDVPVEGLSGGQLQRVLLALALEPQPELLLLDEPAAGIDFKDQKKFYELIATINREMGVTVLLVSHDLNMVQTYAHEVLCLRSGAIQCQGSPNEILTPINMSLVFGAEIHMFPHRFGT
- the xerC gene encoding tyrosine recombinase XerC; this translates as MTLEVGLAEFLTHLGLEKNASDKTVKSYREDLTQALVFARDHLKKTQINPVDWTTRLVRAFVSWLHEQGYAKSTVARRLAAVRSFGKYLCRQGILESNPAQALRGPRQDKKLPHFLTLADVQKLLVAPGDTDWAGRRDRAMLETLYASGIRVSELVGLDLLSVDLNDGIITVRGKGKKERLALLGPDATKAISRWLEDRTALLNRTGKDTQAVFLNNKGGRLTTRSVGRLLEKHLKTAGLDPRTSPHTLRHSFATHMLDAGADIRGVQELLGHKSLATTQVYTHVTTQRLQKSYQKAHPRS
- a CDS encoding metal ABC transporter substrate-binding protein, whose product is MNSGQLWLKAVFVGAVVTAIPLLIFGCKGTTDPNSATWPDHPGPKVVVSFAPLYCFAVNVAGDDAVVKNLMTSKGPHDFDPTEADVKLISKADIFFVVGLGLDEKKAEKMKGGSGNSKLKVVELGEKLDKDCLCEGRCTHDEHHEGEHEHGIDPHVWLSPDHAAMLVNIIRDELKAADPAHAAGYESRAAAYITKLNALKTYGLDKLKDKQDRRIVSFHDSLAYFEKTYKVKVKGVLTKNPGQEPDAKEMKELIKICTNKDAPVRVIATEPQYSTSTSGEALRKELVAKGVKDPELVEFDPLETVRPEDLTADWYEKKMRENIDKLAEKLK
- a CDS encoding amidohydrolase translates to MQTRRLSALAVLTVTLAISGAGLHPAVADKPAQPDAKAQPNPPSEWVKDRLAEVDKKLDGEIKDLVALYQHIHAHPELSLMEVNTSKRLAEEMKKAGYEVTEKFGGNGVVAVLKNGPGPVVLIRTDMDGLPIVEQTGLSYASKVKTKNRDGVEVGVMHACGHDIHMASWTGTARVLASMKDRWSGTVVFVAQPAEEIVAGAKQMLDAGLYAKFPKPDYALALHSDPLHAAGSLGFSEGLALANSDTVDILVKGKGGHGAAPHVTIDPIVLSARIILDLQTIVSRETDPLDPVVVTVGSIHGGTKHNIIPNEVKLQLTVRTTTNATRDRVLKAIDRIAKAAAVGANAPPPEVKVSLDEFTPATYNDVPLAQKCGAVFREILGAENVRGNRKPVMGAEDFGRFADGKTPIFMYFLGTISKEKFDAAQKPGAPILPGMHTDAYAPVPEPSIRTGVRTMSLAAMNLMPKEK